Proteins found in one Malassezia vespertilionis chromosome 5, complete sequence genomic segment:
- a CDS encoding uncharacterized protein (COG:V; EggNog:ENOG503NVXN): MDEIVQHLWIGELDSCMTSDYLGKANVTRIVSCMRNPPSPPAKIPVEGSAAVRSISPADIFVVPFDDLDESPMYVYFGKVNRFIAEGLQEKWNPMDRHDDEEIEGLTMRDGKHGVWTSRAPGSVLRDYVRSVFDVESLLLIRRQRSVANPNKGFLRQLELYQKERYTINLQSPTVRRFLIGQTNALEDTIQPDVFLNAGTNDNFSDIVPAPRLARVRCKICRQELAYECQVVVHTPGKGALAFEPHKRDPGSHTRTPLPTQDPAMRVHLAPQLVQRQLLAPQCSAYFVEPLTWMRTSSGLTDGVYGDRILCPNTRCNAKLGTWTWAGSQCACGAWVTPAFALQRAKVDLL; encoded by the exons ATGGACGAGATCGTACAGCACTTGTGGATCGGCGAACTGGACTCGTGCATGACGAGTGACTACCTGGGGAAGGCAAACGTTACACGAATAGTTTCGTGCATGCGAAATCCCCCATCGCCACCCGCGAAAATCCCAGTCGAGGGTAGtgctgcagtgcgctcCATTTCTCCGGCGGATATCTTTGTCGTGCCTTTTGATGATTTGGACGAGTCGCCCATGTATGTGTACTTTGGAAAGGTGAACCGGTTTATCGCCGAAGGACTGCAAGAAAAATGGAATCCCATGGACCGgcacgacgacgaggaaaTCGAAGGATTGACCATGCGCGACGGAAAACATGGCGTGTGGACCTCTAGAGCGCCAGGCTCTGTGCTA cgtgacT atgtgcgcagcgtattTGATGTGGAGTCGTTGCTT TTGATCCGGCGGCAACGCTCGGTTGCAAACCCCAACAAGGGTTTTTTACGGCA ACTCGAGCTGTACCAAAAGGAGCGGTATACCATTAATCTGCAGAGCCCCACGGTACGACGTTTCCTCATCGGGCAGACCAACGCGCTCGAGGATACCATCCAGCCAGATGTGTTCCTCAACGCGGGCACAAACGACAACTTTTCCGATATtgttccagcgccgcgcttagcccgcgtgcgctgcaagatCTGTCGCCAGGAGCTCGCGTACGAGTGCCAGGTGGTGGTGCACACGCCTGGGAaaggcgcgcttgcgttcgAGCCGCACAAACGCGACCCTGGCAGCCATACACGTACACCACTGCCCACGCAAGATCCAGCCATGCGAGTACATCTTGCTCCTCAGCTCGTGCAAAggcagctgctcgcgccgcagtgctCTGCCTACTTTGTCGAGCCGCTCACCTGGATGCGCACCTCGTCTGGGCTGACTGATGGCGTGTACGGGGATCGCATCCTTTGTCCCAATACACGCTGCAATGCGAAACTAGGCACTTGGACTTGGGCCGGCTCCcaatgcgcgtgcggtgcTTGGGTTACGCCGGCATTTGCGCTCCAGCGTGCCAAGGTCGATTTGCTATGA
- the rps7 gene encoding ribosomal protein S7 (EggNog:ENOG503NTZ0; COG:J) has protein sequence MASLNHKILRTANAPTASPSEVETLVCQALIDLENHVPDLKVELRPLQVSTVKEVDVKGGKKAYVVFVPVPQLKAFHKIQQRLTRELEKKFSDHHVVFVGQRRILPKPSAHSRAKQPRPRSRTLTAVQDGILDDLVYPTEITGRRTRVATDGSKLMRCFLDPKDAISVEYKLDTFSSIYRKLTGKDVVFSI, from the exons ATGGCCAGTTTGAACCATAAGATCCTCCGTACGGCGAACGCGCCTACCGCCTCTCCCAGCGAGGTCGAGACTCTTGTGTGCCAGGCCCTTATCGACCTCGAGAACCACGTCCCTGACCTCAAGGTCGAGCTCCGCCCTCTGCAGGTGAGCACCGTGAAGGAGGTCGACGTTAAGGGCGGCAAGAAGGCGTACGTCGTTTTTGTGCCCGTGCCCCAGCTTAAGGCTTTCCACAAGATTCAGCAGCG GCTAACCCGCGAGCTCGAGAAGAAGTTTTCGGACCACCACGTGGTGTTTGttggccagcgccgcattttGCCCAAGCCCTCTGCGCACAGCCGTGCGAAACAGCCGCGCCCTCGTAGCCGCACGCTCACTGCAGTCCAGGACGGCATCCTTGACGACCTTGTGTACCCCACAGAGATCACCGgcaggcgcacgcgcgtggCTACCGACGGCAGCAAGCtcatgcgctgcttcctGGACCCGAAAGATGCCATCAGTGTCGAGTACAAGCTCGACACCTTCTCGAGCATCTACCGCAAGCTCACCGGCAAGGACGTCGTTTTCTCTATCTAA
- the OST2 gene encoding oligosaccharyltransferase complex subunit epsilon (EggNog:ENOG503P5BN; COG:D; COG:O; TransMembrane:3 (i39-59o65-83i103-122o); BUSCO:EOG09265JA7) has protein sequence MPPKVAKAPQRSAGAKAALTRLIRSYGPETPARLKLIDAFLLFLFVTGVAQFVYCVLLSDYPFNAFVAGFAATVGQFVLAMSLRIQTDPKQRSSAGDKTPERAFAEFLFASVVLHYFVVSFLG, from the exons ATGCCGCCAAAAGTGGCCAAAGctccgcagcgcagcgccggcgccaaaGCTGCGCTTACGCGCCTGATTCGCTCATATGGCCCCGAGACGCCTGCGCGGCTTAAGCTGATTGATGCCTTTTTGCTTTTCCTGTTTGTCACGGGCGTCGCGCAATTTGTGTACTGCGTACTCCTGTCTGATTATCCGTTCAATGCATTTGTCGCTGG ATTTGCGGCAACCGTGGGACAATTTGTTCTGGCCATGTCGCTGCGTATTCAGACGGACCCCAAGCAGCGGAGTAGTGCCGGGGACAAGACACCCGAGCG CGCGTTTGCCGAATTCCTGTTTGCATCCGTGGTGCTGCACTACTTTGTCGTCAGTTTCCTTGGTTGA
- the MET10 gene encoding assimilatory sulfite reductase (NADPH) (EggNog:ENOG503NUWR; COG:C; TransMembrane:1 (i12-29o)) — MASSRQSTLNNVALFTSGALVGAGLYTLARNLVSQRKTEHVAIESHAPERAQSEPVAPAADEPLNPIDLYNECGAMGIPYLPRTQISHVPAIDTKMDQEPVEPLAAPHVELLSPTFDTPLLITAQLAIEMIAYDHSDTIFSYESAASGGFGAYCEALHAQDKRHGPVVYAMQSRAGAGAAIAGYLAGEGCAAQSASQAHPTVTVLTNAQSFCFMGPALARMQSESRGNLVVHVSSVSHTASLDVVNDYASSLATAAMLGESGFQVLLSASRAEAVEFAQYTYTRERKGPIVHIFDGAFAAAELGRTVVPRGVVPQPAPFSYTGPTSPASVLLLPNGTLALKARAMLLSLPPAQRGKVGVVCMRMLSPWNAADLAKVLPASVKLVRVVEEAYAAMSGALYTAVLESALSGALGKRTIHSLTLPSGEEMDCSAWHVLLIEAASTPAPLSMQHILSKAADAVKLPDILALSGAQLITLFGADHGETAATANALAKRMFDANEKRSLRLLTRYDNYHAAGAVRCDLVFTERAESDIPVEVLAAGASSHMLVVSEPKQMLDAYKLVDAVCPNGTILFNASEWTLEDVDAALPPSDKRVLASRDASVFVVDVSGSKDKMTDASERLLDAIVCATKQSPKNALSNTPLLASAPSSVALEAKQYNPAAWASAQFDTPDDAKRAEARLRNASYTGFTPAQSADSAGPGVAVSRASWALAAWQMLFREAYGLNAQALRPDLPDKTYNVVVSVNKRLTPLDYDRNLFHMELDTTGTGLKYEVGEALGVHGWNDDAKVHAFIAWSGYNADDIVRAPSVLYPGHFESRTVFQVLQQNLDIFGKPPKSFFGALGKEVTSKDEARWLRFISAAEGNSTFKKLSELETVTYVDVLHMFPTAHVSVDWLAANVEPIKPRHYSIASAQVAVGDRVDLLIVTVDWKNAQGATQFGQCTKYLSQLRPGAKVTVSIKPSVMKLPPLETQPIIMAGLGTGAAPFRAFLQARAYQRAQGREVGPLYYYFGSRYQSAEYLYGEELEAYLTDGLLTHLGLAFSRDQKKKVYIQHKIQEDGHMLTEFLAPELANGDSGAEQAAIDLVEEGRKGIFTLCGPVWPVPDIQEALVSSFIARGWTKEQAEKKLETLKEEERYVLEVY, encoded by the coding sequence ATGGCATCCTCGAGGCAGTCTACGCTGAACAATGTCGCATTGTTCACAAGCGGTGCGCTTGTCGGCGCTGGGCTGTACACGCTAGCCCGTAACCTTGTCAgccagcgcaagacggAGCATGTGGCAATCGAGTCGCACGCGCCAGAACGCGCACAGAGCGAGCCTGTTGCGCCTGCGGCTGACGAGCCGCTCAACCCCATCGACTTGTACAACGAGTGTGGCGCAATGGGCATTCCTTAcctgccgcgcacgcagatTTCGCATGTGCCTGCCATCGACACAAAGATGGACCAAGAGCCCGTCGAGCCACTTGCTGCACCGCACGTCGAGCTTCTTTCTCCCACGTTTGACACGCCACTCTTGATTACTGCACAGCTTGCGATCGAGATGATTGCATACGATCATAGCGATACGATTTTCAGCTATGAGAGTGCTGCGTCTGGCGGATTCGGCGCGTACTGCGAAGCACTGCACGCACAAGACAAACGCCATGGTCCGGTCGTCTACGCCATGCAGTCGCGTgccggcgcaggcgccgccATCGCCGGTTACCTCGCCGGCGAaggctgtgctgcgcaatcagcgagccaagcgcacCCCACCGTCACTGTGCTCACCAATGCCCAGAGCTTTTGTTTCATGGGccctgcgcttgcgcgcatgcaaagTGAATCGCGCGGAAATCTAGTAGTGCACGTCTCGAGTGTATCGCACACCGCGTCGCTTGACGTGGTGAATGACTATGCATCGTCGCTTGCCACGGCAGCCATGCTAGGCGAGTCTGGATTCCAGGTCTTGCTctctgcgtcgcgcgctgAGGCGGTCGAGTTTGCTCAGTATACCTacacgcgcgagcgcaaaggTCCTATTGTGCACATCTTTGAcggcgcatttgccgccgccgagcttggGCGTACCGTTGTGCCGCGTGGAGTCGTGCCGCAGCCTGCGCCGTTCTCGTACACCGGCCCGACAAGCCCTGCCTCGGTTCTCCTCCTTCCGAACGGAACGCTCGCGTtgaaagcgcgcgccatgcttcTTTCCCTCCCTCCTGCACAGCGTGGCAAGGTCGGCGTGGTTtgcatgcgcatgctgAGCCCATGGAACGCCGCGGACCTAGCCAAGGTTTTGCCTGCGTCCGTCAAGCTCGTGCGCGTCGTCGAAGAGGCATACGCTGCCatgagcggcgcactgtaCACTGCCGTCCTCGAATCGGCGCTAAGCGgtgcgcttggcaagcGTACGATCCACTCGCTTACGCTTCCGTCTGGCGAAGAAATGgactgcagcgcatggcaTGTGCTTTTGATTGAGGCCGCTTCGAcccctgcgccgctttctaTGCAACACATCCTTTCCAAGGCTGCCGACGCAGTCAAGCTGCCGGATATCTTGGCACTCtccggcgcgcagctcatCACCTTGTTTGGCGCCGACCATGGCGAGACGGCCGCGACGGCCAACGCGCTTGCAAAGCGCATGTTCGACGCCAACGAAAAGCGCAGCCTGCGTCTCTTAACGCGCTACGACAACTACCatgccgccggcgccgtgcgctgcgatcTTGTGTTtaccgagcgcgccgagtccGACATTCCCGTCGAGGTTTTGGCGGCCGGCGCAAGTTCGCACATGCTCGTGGTCAGCGAGCCGAAGCAGATGCTCGATGCGTacaagctcgtcgatgCCGTGTGTCCCAACGGCACCATCCTGTTCAATGCAAGCGAATGGACGCTCGAGGACgtggatgcagcgctgccgccAAGCGACAAACGTGTGCTTGCATCGCGTGATGCAAGCGTGTTTGTCGTGGATGTCTCTGGCTCGAAAGACAAGATGACTGACGCGTCGGAGCGGTTGCTCGACGCCATTGTGTGTGCCACAAAGCAGTCGCCCAAGAATGCTTTGAGCAACACGCCCCTGCTTGCTTCTGCGCCTTCTTCGGTTGCGTTGGAGGCGAAGCAATACAACCCCGCTGCATGGGCCAGCGCGCAGTTCGACACGCCCGAcgatgccaagcgcgccgaggcacGTCTGCGCAACGCAAGCTACACTGGCTTTACCCCGGCGCAGAGTGCTGACAGTGCGGGCCCTGGTGTCGCTGTTTCCCGCGCTTCCTGGGCGCTCGCTGCATGGCAGATGCTCTTCCGCGAGGCGTACGGACTCAACGcccaggcgctgcgccccgATCTGCCCGACAAGACGTACAATGTCGTGGTCAGTGTGAACAAGCGCCTCACGCCCCTCGACTACGACAGGAACTTGTTTCACATGGAGCTCGATACCACCGGCACTGGACTCAAGTACGAGGtgggcgaggcgctcggtGTGCATGGCTGGAACGACGATGCAAAGGTCCATGCGTTTATTGCATGGAGCGGATACAATGCAGATGATatcgtgcgtgcgccgagcgtgctgTACCCCGGTCACTTTGAGTCACGCACCGTCTTCCAGGTCCTCCAGCAGAACTTGGACATCTTTGGCAAGCCGCCGAAGAGCTTTTTCGgggcgctcggcaaagaaGTGACGAGCAAAGACGAGGCGCGTTGGCTGCGCTTTATCAGCGCTGCCGAAGGGAACAGCACGTTCAAGAAGCTCTCTGAGCTCGAGACGGTGACATATGTCGATGTCCTGCACATGTTCCCTACCGCTCATGTCTCGGTGGACTGGCTCGCTGCGAACGTAGAGCCCATCAAGCCGCGCCATTACTCGATTGCCAGCGCACAAGTGGCGGTCGGGGACAGAGTCGATTTGCTCATTGTCACCGTCGACTGGAAGAATGCCCAGGGCGCGACACAGTTTGGACAGTGCACCAAATACCTTTCTCAGCTCCGTCCAGGCGCCAAAGTCACGGTGAGCATCAAGCCCTCGGTCATGAAActgccgccgctcgagACGCAGCCGATTATCATGGCGGGCCTCGGGACGGGCGCGGCACCGTTCCGTGCCTttttgcaggcgcgtgcTTATCAGCGCGCACAGGGCAGGGAGGTGGGGCCGCTGTACTACTACTTCGGCTCGCGGTACCAATCAGCCGAGTACTTGTACGGCGAGGAGCTTGAGGCGTACCTGACCGATGGTCTACTCACACACCTTGGCCTTGCCTTCTCGCGTGACCAAAAGAAGAAGGTGTATATCCAGCACAAGATTCAGGAGGACGGCCACATGCTCACCGAGTTCCTCGCGCCAGAGCTCGCGAATGGagacagcggcgcggagcaAGCGGCGATTGATTTGGTCGAAGAGGGGCGCAAGGGTATCTTTACATTGTGTGGGCCCGTGTGGCCCGTGCCGGATATCCAGGAGGCGCTTGTTAGCTCGTTTATCGCGCGTGGCTGGACCAAGGAGCAGGCGGAGAAGAAGCTCGAGACGCTCAAGGAGGAGGAACGCTACGTGTTGGAGGTTTACTAG
- a CDS encoding uncharacterized protein (EggNog:ENOG503P57U; COG:S) — MLKVVQKFHPRGARKSAEPDRSKASLSPDADATASVPAHSSALEQSVAVRESLQLEKTAGHSNRVDFFTKGEPFFWLSNNYDQPIYMDGVRYATPEHLFQASKFLEHRPDIAAKVRKAPGPIDAIHEARKHTTEVRSDWILDGVNVHTMRMVLLAKFTQSSELRLALLETGDAELVHACQSDAFWGSAASHGESGRGRNMLGRTLMQTRELLRVAAGVGVGSGTRTV; from the coding sequence ATGCTAAAAGTTGTCCAAAAATTCCACCCTCGCGGTGCGCGGAAATCTGCCGAACCGGACCGCAGCAAGGCGTCCTTGTCCCCTGACGCCGACGCAACTGCCTCCGTTCCTGCGCACAGctccgcgctcgagcagtCTGTAGCCGTGCGCGAGTCTTTGCAACTCGAAAAAACCGCGGGACACAGCAATCGCGTCGACTTTTTTACGAAAGGGGAGCCTTTCTTTTGGCTGAGCAACAATTATGATCAGCCGATCTACATGGACGGCGTGCGCTATGCCACACCAGAGCATCTATTCCAAGCGTCCAAGTTCTTGGAGCACCGCCCCGATATCGCggccaaggtgcgcaaaGCCCCTGGACCCATTGATGCGATTcacgaggcgcgcaagcacacgACAGAGGTGCGGTCAGACTGGATCTTGGATGGGGTGAATGTGCACACGATGCGCATGGTCCTCCTCGCAAAGTTTACACAAAGCTCTgagctgcgcctcgcgctccttgagacgggcgatgcagagcttGTACACGCATGCCAAAGCGACGCGTTCTGGGGCTCTGCCGCATCCCATGGCGAGTCTGGCCGCGGCCGCAACATGCTTGGTAGAACGCTTATGCAGACCCGCGAGCTACTCCGCGTCGCCGCCGGAGTTGGtgtcggcagcggcactCGCACTGTGTAA